A region from the Lolium perenne isolate Kyuss_39 chromosome 4, Kyuss_2.0, whole genome shotgun sequence genome encodes:
- the LOC127296355 gene encoding uncharacterized protein, which translates to MQIQESPAGMSPETVAGRKRKGASLAPLAPSKRPARASGGWASLPTDIVFLVLRRVLAGGDIVDYISFRGVCFYWRACTPPPGNPTLRDPRLRPRDWVALCDGDAVRPDDACEIPFFNTRTARRIRVHLPELRRYRIVGFTDGLVILLHKSTTAVRVVHPFTRAAVDLPPLVRVYRKEVGQYKYPMLQMVAVVCGGANSIAVAVWFPSKTVVLAAEPDDTDWKVIYRGTCFMTMLPFQGKVYAILWGSRAILQLYPPSLEVEGSPVVVAHIPDDINLNFKVFMVESGGQMLLAVYPPGHSGFRLYEVHLRLRNSTGTGELIRVDSLGDRALFLGTDRCLSVSTRGLPSLRGNSIYFSLVGSPVVLHPLGTESSEDLAKHCQIHNMVDRIRPSVRPFTIVDHLFTYCHPRQWAEGLMFHEFHNIPKSFKELRGSIEAKNSKLRIPPVRRQRRS; encoded by the exons atgcaaatccAAGAATCCCCGGCCGGGATGTCGCCGGAGACGGTGGCTGGAAGGAAGCGCAAAGGCGCCTCCCTGGCACCGCTCGCTCCCAGCAAGCGCCCGGCGAGGGCAAGCGGTGGCTGGGCGTCCCTGCCCACCGACATAGTCTTCCTCGTCCTACGCCGGGTTCTAGCCGGCGGCGACATTGTGGACTACATCTCCTTCCGCGGCGTCTGCTTCTACTGGCGCGCCTGCACTCCCCCGCCGGGCAACCCCACTCTACGGGACCCGCGCCTCCGCCCGCGCGACTGGGTGGCGCTGTGCGACGGCGACGCGGTCCGCCCCGACGACGCCTGCGAGATCCCCTTCTTCAACACGCGAACGGCTAGGCGCATCCGGGTCCACCTGCCGGAGCTCCGGCGCTACAGGATCGTCGGATTCACCGACGGCCTCGTCATCCTCCTGCACAAGAGCACCACCGCGGTCCGCGTGGTCCACCCCTTCACGCGCGCCGCCGTCGATCTCCCGCCCCTCGTCCGCGTGTACCGCAAGGAGGTCGGGCAGTATAAGTACCCCATGCTCCAGATGGTCGCCGTGGTATGCGGCGGCGCCAACTCCATCGCCGTCGCGGTCTGGTTCCCGTCGAAGACGGTGGTGCTCGCTGCGGAGCCAGATGATACAGACTGGAAGGTGATCTATCGAGGCACTTGTTTCATGACCATGTTACCGTTCCAAGGAAAGGTCTACGCCATCTTGTGGGGCTCGAGGGCGATCCTGCAGCTATATCCTCCATCGCTCGAGGTCGAGGGCTCTCCGGTGGTGGTTGCTCATATTCCAGACGATATCAACCTCAACTTCAAGGTTTTCATGGTGGAGTCTGGTGGACAAATGTTGCTCGCTGTCTATCCACCTGGCCACTCAGGCTTCAGGCTCTATGAAGTGCACTTGCGCTTGCGcaacagcaccggcaccggcgagCTGATTAGGGTGGACAGCCTAGGTGATCGCGCGCTGTTCCTCGGCACGGATCGATGCCTCTCTGTTTCGACCAGGGGCCTCCCTTCTCTGAGGGGCAACTCCATATACTTCTCTTTAGTCGGCAGCCCTGTCGTGCTGCACCCGCTGGGGACTGAATCGTCGGAGGACTTGGCAAAGCACTGCCAGATACACAACATGGTGGATAGGATCCGCCCCTCCGTGCGCCCCTTCACCATTGTTGATCATCTTTTCACCTACTGCCATCCTCGTCAGTG GGCTGAAGGACTCATGTTCCACGAGTTCCACAATATACCTAAATCTTTCAAGGAGCTGCGGGGCAGCATCGAGGCAAAAAATTCAAAACTGCGCATTCCGCCCGTTAGGAGACAGCGAAGAAGTTGA